A region from the Molothrus aeneus isolate 106 chromosome 17, BPBGC_Maene_1.0, whole genome shotgun sequence genome encodes:
- the SOX18 gene encoding transcription factor SOX-18, with amino-acid sequence MNISESNYCREEISQPRGDCSWVTAAVPAAEPGLAFPRPPGAASPASRTPSPEPGFAFGPGPGGAAPGAAPSRTPSPEPGYGYSPPAGRPEGKAAEDSRIRRPMNAFMVWAKDERKRLAQQNPDLHNAVLSKMLGQSWKALSASDKRPFVEEAERLRIQHLQDHPNYKYRPRRKKQAKKIKRMEPNILLHNLSQPCSDNFSMSHHGGSQPGHPQPPPLNHFRELHSMGSDIENYGLPTPEMSPLDVLEQTEPAFFPPHMQDDCNMMPFRSYHHHHQMEFPQEKCMGRDVAVPYTQTPSHLADAMRTPHPSSLYYNQMCSGTQNGLSAHLGQLSPPPEAHHMESVDHLNQTELWTDVDRNEFDQYLNMSRTRPEASGLPYHVSLSKVTPRSISCEESSLISALSDASSAVYYSPCITG; translated from the exons ATGAATATATCTGAGTCTAACTACTGCCGAGAGGAGATATCGCAACCCCGGGGCGACTGTTCATGGGTCACCGCCGCCGTGCCGGCCGCTGAGCCCGGGCTCGCCTTCCCGCGCCCCCCGGGAGCCGCCTCCCCCGCCAGCCGCACGCCCAGCCCCGAGCCCGGCTTCGCCttcggccccggccccggcggaGCGGCCCCCGGCGCGGCCCCCAGCCGCACGCCCAGCCCCGAGCCGGGCTATGGATACAGCCCCCCGGCCGGCCGCCCCGAGGGCAAGGCCGCCGAGGACTCCCGCATCCGCCGGCCCATGAACGCCTTCATGGTCTGGGCGAAGGATGAGCGCAAGCGGCTGGCGCAGCAGAACCCCGACCTGCACAACGCCGTGCTCAGCAAGATGCTGG GCCAATCGTGGAAAGCGCTGAGCGCCAGCGACAAGCGTCCCTTCGTGGAAGAGGCAGAGCGACTGCGAATCCAGCATCTCCAGGATCACCCCAATTACAAATACCGCCCAAGGAGAAAGAAGCAAGCCAAGAAAATCAAGAGGATGGAACCCAATATCCTCCTGCATAACCTTTCCCAGCCTTGCAGTGACAACTTCAGCATGAGTCACCATGGCGGCAGCCAGCCGGGCcacccccagcctcccccaCTTAACCACTTCAGAGAACTCCACTCCATGGGGTCGGATATTGAAAACTATGGCTTGCCAACTCCTGAGATGTCTCCCTTGGATGTCTTGGAACAGACCGAGCCGGCGTTTTTCCCCCCGCACATGCAGGATGACTGCAACATGATGCCCTTTCGCAGCTACCACCACCATCACCAGATGGAGTTTCCCCAGGAGAAGTGCATGGGGCGGGACGTGGCCGTGCCCTACACTCAGACCCCCTCACACTTGGCCGACGCCATGAggactccccatccctccagccTTTACTACAACCAGATGTGCTCAGGAACTCAGAACGGGCTTTCCGCCCACCTGGGCCAGCTGTCGCCCCCGCCTGAAGCCCACCACATGGAGAGCGTGGATCACTTGAACCAAACCGAGCTCTGGACAGACGTTGACCGCAATGAGTTTGACCAGTATTTGAACATGAGCAGGACTCGTCCCGAAGCCTCGGGCCTCCCTTACCATGTCTCCCTGTCCAAAGTGACTCCTAGAAGCATCTCCTGCGAGGAGAGCAGTTTGATATCCGCCCTGTCCGATGCCAGCAGTGCTGTTTACTATAGCCCCTGCATCACTGGTTAG